In Williamsoniiplasma luminosum, the genomic stretch AATATTCAAGTCTATGCTGAGGAAGTTGCAGAAGGAACTGATTACACAATCAGTAATTTGAATAGCTTAACCACTGCCGGAAGTGAGATAACAGTTAGTGCAATTGAGGATTCTGCTTTAATTAAAGATTCATTCACGATTACTGTTTTACCGGCCAGAATTACAATTAGCACTCTTTCGATCACTGATGTTTTTGTTGGTGATAATATTGGAGAAGCAATTTTAAGAAAAATTCAAACTGTCTCACCAAGAGCAACGGTAAATGATTTTGTGATCACCGGACCAATTTCTGAAACCGGGATTGCAACCACTGCTGGAGATGAAATTATTACAGTTAAAGCCAAAGAAGGTTCAACCTTGATTACAGATGAATTCAAAATTAGTGTTGCTAAAAAAGATCTGAGTGATCTTGGGACGACAATTATCAACATTGATGGTAATGATTTCACGATAAGAAGACTTCTTTTAGAAGCAATTAATCAAGCACTTCCAAATGTTGGTGTGACAAGTGATGATATCGATATTGCATGACCTCGATGAGCTTGAAACACCGAAACTAGAGTGACGGCGAAAGCGACTTCGACAAAAATTATTGGGACATTTATTTTTCAATATATCTAAATTTCTTGGATTTAAAGATTTGATTAATGTATTGGATCAACAATAAAAATTATTATGCCATTTTAGATTAAATATGGTATTATTTTATTGTAAGTTAGTAAACATGAGCAAGCTTCGGGCTTGCTTTCTTGTTTCGTTCAGGAGGATTATGGAAAACTTTACCAGCTTTAAAAACCAAATTGAAGATTTAGCAAATAAAATTTTAAATCAACACAACTTAAGAGTTTATGAAATTAATAATTTCCAAGATTTTGAAAGTGATGTGATTCAAATTTTAGTTGAAGATCAAACCCAACCAAATAAACCACTAAGTTTTGACATATTGTTATTAGTGAATGAAGATTTATCAACGATGATGGATGACATCAAAGGCATTGATAATCAATATTTATTAGAAGTTGCGAGTGCTGGTATTGAAAAGCCAATTAGAAATGAAAAAGAATTAGTTCAAGCAATTGATCAATATGTGCATATTGAATTTCATCAAATGATTAACAAAATTAAAAGTTTAGATGGAACAATTATTAGCTATGATGAAAAAGACAAAACATTCAAAATTGCTTTTTTTGTTAAAGGACAAAAAAAGCAAATCGATTTTACTTGAGAGTTGATTCAACAAGTAAGATATGCAGTTAAATTTTAAGAGGAGATGAAAAAATGATTAACGGAGCAGCACTATTAGGTGCAATTAACGAAATTGCGATGGAAAAAGGCATTGCCAAAGAAGTTGTATTAATAGGAATTAAAGAAGGATTTCAAAAAGCCCATGAAAGGTTTTTTGATACAGAAGCAAAAATTGTTGTTGATATTGATGAACAAGCTGGAACATTAAAAATGTTCCAAATTTTAGAAGTTGTTGAAGAAGTCGAAGATGATTGATTAGAAATTAGTTTTGCTGATGCAAAAAAATTAAATAATGCAATCCAAATTGGTGAAACAATTAAAAAAGAAATTCATTTCAATGAAGAGTTTTCACGTTTGGCAGTGATTCAAGTCAGACAAATTTTACAACAAAAAATTAAAGGGGCTGAACGTGCAAATGTTTATGATAAATTTGCAAATTTAGAACACACAATTTTACCAGGTAAAGTGACTGGAATGAACGAACAAGGAAACTCATATTTATTAGATATCAATGGTACACAAGCATCATTGTGAAAACAAAAAGTGATCCCTGGAGAAAAATTTGAAGTGAATCAAATCATTGAAGTTTATGTTGAAGAAGTTGCCAAAGAAGATAAAATTTCGCAAGTTAAAGTTTCAAGAACTGCACCAGCATTTCTTGAAAAATTATTAGAAAGAGAAGTTCCTGAAATTAGAAATCGACTAATTGCGATTAAAGCAATTAGTCGTGAACCAGGGGTCAGAGCAAAAGTGGCTGTTGTGTCTTATGATGATGCAATTGATGCAAAAGGTTCATTGATTGGTGAAAACTCAACAAGAATTGATGCTGTCAGAAAAGCATTAAAAGACGAACGCATTGATGTGATTAAATGAGATGAAGATTTAACTAAATTTATCATGGAAGCAATGGCTCCAGTCCGTGTGATTTCAATTAACTTTATTGAAGGAACAGAAGAAATTGATGTTGTTGTACCAAACGAACAATTATCTTTAGCAATTGGTAAAAAAGGTGTAGCTGCTAGATTAGTTGCGAACTTAATCAAAAAAAGAGTCAACATTTATTCATATGATGATGCTCAAAAATTTGCAATTGATATTAATTGAAATGGAAATATTACTTTAGCGGAATTAACAAGTCCAGAATTTATTGAAAGCACAATTAGAAGAAAAAAACCGTACCAACCATTCAACAATTATGCACATACAAACACTCAATACCAATCAAGAAATAACAATTTCAACAACAACAGTTTCAGAAATAATGACAAAGATTTTGACAATTTCAAAAATAATTTCAATTTAATTAATGAAGATGAACTATTGGCATTGCAAGAAGAAATCAAAGAAATTCAAGCATATGATGAATTAACAAAACAAGAAGAAGCAATTGATGAAAGTTTTGGTCTTTCAACTCCAGTTTTAGAATTAGAAGAAATCCAACAAAATCTTGCAGCTTTTGATGATTTAGAAAATAAATTCGAAGATGATGAAATTGATGATGAAGACGAAGAAGATTATGATGAGTATTACGACTAATAATTTAAGAAAAGATTTGTTTTCCAAAACGCTAATTGATCGTCATGATTTAATCAGAATTGTTAAAACCAAAAACAATGAAATTTTGATTGATCATCAACAAAATTTGTCAGGTCGAGGAGCTTATATTCAAAAAAATAAACAAGCAATTTTAAGCCTTAAAAAAACCAATGGTTTATCAAGAAGTTTAAAAACCAAAGTTGATGAATCAATTTATAATCAACTTTTAGAGTTGTTCAATGAATAAAATTAAGTTGATTAATAATCTAGGTCTTGCAAGAAGATCGGGAAAAATAATTTTTGGTTTTAGATTATTAGAAGCGATAAAAAACAATCAAGTAAATTTAGTCATCATAGCTACAGACATGGGTGAATCACAAAAAAAGAAATATTTAGATAAAAGTAATTTTTACAATATTGAAACATGAGTTGATGTAGTTAGTATTCAAGAATTATCACAAGCAACAGGCATGAAAAAAGTTGTTGCAATCGGAATTAAAGACAAAAACATGATTACTTTGTTTAAACAAAGTAAGGAGAAGGAGTAAAAATGGCAAATAACAATAACAACAATAACCACAAAAACAATAATAAATTGGCACAGAAAAAACGTGTCCAACAACATACAAAACAAATTAAACAACAATTAAAAGAAACGGTCGAAACAGGTTTGATTGATGGTGTTTTTGTTTACACAAAACCTTTATCAATGTCTGATTTTGCCAAAGAAGTTAATAAGCCAATTACTGAAATTATCAAATATTACTTTTCACAAGGAATGATGTTGAATCAAAATACCACTTTAAGTGATGAACAAATGGGAGAATTGGCATTACATTTTGGTTTTGACTTTAAAAAAGAACAAAATTTAACCAAAGAAAACATTTTCGAACAATTTCAAACCCCTGATAAACCAGAAGATTTAAAAGTTCGTCCCCCAGTTGTAACAATCATGGGTCACGTTGATCATGGGAAAACTACTTTGTTAGACTCAATGCATAATTCAAACGTTGTTTCTGGCGAAGCTGGAGGAATTACCCAAGCAATTGGAGCATACCAGGTGACTTCAAAATCTGGTAAAAAAATTACCTTTATTGATACACCAGGGCATGAAGCTTTTACAGAAATGAGAAGTCGTGGAGCGAACGTGACTGATATTGTGATTTTGATTGTGGCTGCTGATGATGGGGTGATGCCTCAAACTGAAGAAGCAATTGATCATGCAAAACAAGCTGGTGTTCCAATTATTGTTTTTGTTAACAAAATGGATAAACCTGGAGCAGATCCTGAACGTGTCAAAACTGAATTAATGCGCCATGGAATCTTAGCTGAAGATTTTGGTGGAGATGTACCATTTATTTATGGTTCAGCCAAACAAAAACAAGGTTTAGAAGAATTACAAGAAACAATTTTATTGATTGCAGAATTAAAAGATTACAAATCTAATCCGAATAAATTTGCATCAGGGGTGGTTTTAGAAGCGCATTTAGATAAATCAAAAGGACCTGTGGCTTCAGTTCTTGTTCAACATGGAACTTTAAATTTACGTGATGTCGTAATTGCTGGAACCACGCATGGAACGATTAAAGATATGGAAAATGAAGTTGGTAAAAAACAAAAAACAGCGATTCCATCACAACCCGTTTTAATTATTGGTTTAAATGAAGTACCACATGCTGGAGATAAATTTTTAGTCATGAATGATGAAAAAGTTGCGCGTTCAATTGCTGAAGCACAGCTTCATCAATTTGTTGAACGTGAACGTTCAAACAAACAAATTTTTACATTAGATTCAATCAAAACTCATATTGATGATGGGGAAATGAAACTAATTAATTTAATTATTAAAGCCGATACACAAGGAAGTGTTGAAGCTCTGAAATCATCATTGGCCAAAGTCAATATTGATGGAGTGAGAATCAACATTATTCGTGCCAGTGTTGGGGCAATTTCAAATTCAGATATTACCCTAGCAGCAGCAGGACAAGCATTGGTTTATGGATTTAACGTCCGTCCAGCAGCTCCAGTTCGTAAAAAAGCTGAAGAAGATGGTGTTGAAATTCGTTTACATAATATTATTTATAAATTAATCGAAGAGCTTCAAGCGGCTGCAAAAGGGATGCTTGATCCAATTATGGAAGAAAAAATTCTTGGTCAAGCTGAAATCCGTGCCTTATTCAGACATACAGATATCGGAGTAATTGGTGGATTTCACGTGATTGATGGAATGATTCCAAGAAATGGAAAAATTCGTGTCATTCGTGGTGGAGTTGTGATTTATACTGGTGAAATCTTATCTTTAAAACATGGAAAAGAAGACATCAAAGAAGCGAAAATTGATTCTGAAGGCGGATTAACCATTAAAAACTTTAAAGATTTAAAAGAGCAAGATATTATCGAAGCTTATGTTGTTGAAGAAAAAAAGGCAACTTAAAAACCTCAACCTCAGAATTTATATATAATATAGATATAAACGAAAGAAGGAAAACATCATGGGATTTAACAAGATATCAGCTCGTAAGGAGTCAACAATTTTACGTGAATTAACTTTAATTTTGACAAGAGAATTTAGCAACAAGTTTCTAAATTCAATTTCAATCCACGAAGTGAGATTAACAAGAGACAATGAAATAGCAAAAATTTTCTATTCATTTTTAGCTTTTGACCCAAGTATTAACAAGGAAAGTGTTGCTGAAGAATTGGAAATTCATCATAAACAAATTCGCAAAATATTAGCAGGAAAATTACAAATGAAGTTCATTCCGGAATTAAATTTTGTTTATGATACTTCCCTTGACAATGCTAATCACATTGAGGAAATCTTAAAAAAAGTTAACACAAAATAAATCAAAAAAGTCCGATGGGACTTTTTTAATAGAAACAACGAGGTATTTATGCAAGATGGAATTATCATTATTGATAAGGAACTAAATTTTAGTTCAAATAAAATTATTCAACAATTAAAACGTAAATTAAAGCTGAAAAAAATAGGGCACGCAGGAACACTAGATCCATTGGCAAGCGGAGTTTTAATTGCTTTGATTGGGAATGGAACTAAAATTAGTGATTTTCTTTTAAATGAAGATAAAACTTATCAAGTCACAATTAAATTATTTGAAACCACTTCAACATTGGATGCAGAAGGTGAAATTATTGAAACTCAAACCCCCTTTGCAATTAGTTTAGAACAAGTTCAAGCAGCGATTAAACACTTTACAAATTTGACTTATGATCAAATCCCTCCAATTTATTCTGCGATTAAAGTCGATGGTAAAAAACTTTATGAATATGCTTTGCAAAATCAAGATGTTGAAATTAAACCTCGCACAATCACGATTAATTCAATCGAATTAATCGAATTTGAAAATGATAAAATTAAGATGATTGTCAATGCAAGTAAAGGGACATACATCAGAAGTTTTGCCCTTGATTTTGCCAAACAACTAAACACCATTGGATTTGTGACAGAACTGAGAAGATTAGCATCAGGTGGTTTTGATTTAAGTCGTGCTAAACAAGTAAATGAAATTACTGAACAAGACATTATTCCTTTAAGAGAAGTTATCGAGATTGCACAACAACCCATTTTAAAATTTGAAAATACCCTTGTTTTTGAACAAGGGAAAAAAGTCAAATTAGATTTAGAAATTCCACATCCAATTGTGTTTATTGAAAATCATCAAAAGCAATTAGTGGCAATTTATGAAATTGATCAATTTCCAATTTATAAAAGTAAGAGAGGTGGATTAAATAATTAATGAAAATATTCCAAGAGACGATTCAAAATTTACAAGATTTAAACCAAACACAAAACAGTATTGTGGTGATTGGTTATTTTGATGGTCTTCATAAATACCATCAACAAATTTTAAACAAAGCCAAACAGCTTGCGATGAAGCAAAAAAAACCATTTATTTTTGTGACTTTTGATCAAAAAATTGGTAATTTTTTGAAAAATGAAAAACATGATTTAATTTCGCAGACAACCAAAATTAAATTAGTCAATCAATATAATCCAGACATGTATATTGAGTTAAAAGTTGATGATTATTTAGTGAATTATAGCAAAGAACAATTTATTCGATGATTAAAAAATATTCTCCTTGCCGATACTTTGATTGTCGGTCAAGATTTCAAATTTGGTGCTCGAGCAATGGGAAATGTTGATACATTAATCGAATATTTTTCAGCCAAACAAATCATTGTTTTTAAACGTAATAATATTATAAGTTCTCAAGAAATTAGAGAATTAGTCAATCAAGGCGAAATTCAAAAAATTTCTAAACAATTAAAACGTTGTTTAGAAATTGAATTTGAAAATAAGGATAATGAGATTCGAATTAAATATCCACAATCAAAATTTATGAACGGAACTTATCAAATTTCCAATCAAGACAATGAAAAATATGAAATCACAATTAATGAAAACAATAAAATTAATTGTGATTTATCACAAGAACAATTATTAAATGATCATTGACAGATTTTGCTTAAAAAATAATTTAGTTTTAATGCTTAAAATAAGAAAAAAACGTTTCTACAATTTAAAGTAGAAACGTTTTTTAAATTTTACAAGATGAATCACACTTAGAGATTAGAACTTCTAAGCGCTCTATTTTCGACCTCTAATTCACCAATTCTTTGATTCAATCGAACAACTTCTGCACGTAATTCGGCATTTTCAGCTCGCAACTGTGCATTTTCAGCTCGCAATTCAGCATTTTCAGCACGCAACTGTGCATTTTCAATTTCTAACTGTACAATTCTTTGATTCAAGCGAATATTTTCTGCTTGTAATTCAATCACCATTTGAGTTAACTTCTCCACTTGTTCACGTAAAGATGGTTTTTTAATTCGTGGTTTAGTTTGGATGTTTAAATCTTGAACTATCATTTGTTTTAATTCCTTTGCTAATCGATTAGAAAATTCAATTTTCTTATTATTGCTTAAACTTTTCATTTCTGGACTATATTTTAGCTCCAATAATTTTGGCAAAAATGAATTTGTTTGCAAATTAATTATAGCCTTTATTTCGTTCATATTTGATTATTTTCCTGCTTTTTGATCTTCTTTTTGTTAATGAATTTTCATCTTCTGGTATTAATCAATTTATTAGAAAATTTGATGATGATTAATCAGTTTCATTTTAATCTAGCAATTATGTTTTTCATAAAGTTTACCCCCGTCCAATATAGATTAGGATTTTTTCATTAAAAATGACCATTAATTGCTTTTGTTTTTTTGTAAAATCAAAAAAACAAAATAAAATTGGCGAAAAACACTAAATTTATTGAGAAAAGTAATTTAAATAAGTTTTAGAATCAATTTTTAATGTTAAAAAACAAGGTTTGAAGATTTTGATGAGAAGCATTAAAAAAATGAAAAATTTAGAGTGAATAAGAAAATTGTGAAACCTATAAAAGATTTATTGATAATTAAATTATAACATGCTGTTTGCAAAATGAAATATCTAAACTAATATTTTTTTGCAAATTAAAAATTTAGCAATAGTCTTGCTATTTTTGATTAATTAAAAGTTTAATAACTATGCACTTAAGTCATATTCATTATTAATTTTGAAGGCCCGCATTGTCATCATATTCATAAAAACTAAATCAGACAATGCTTTTGATCCAAAACCTAAAATAGCTTTAACTAATCGACAAACTTCCGATTCCACAGAAACACCAAAGTTATATTCTAATGAATTATTGACAACTGCTTCGCTATTATTTGTGAAATACTTAACAACCTTGCTTCTATTAGGGAAAAGCTTGAGAAAAGCCATTAGAGATTCAAATTCGCCTAAATAAAGCAATTCCTTTGCGTGTCTTAAATTTGCTTGGTTTTGTGGGTTGTACTTTTGTTTACCACGTATAAAAAAATCTTTTAAATATTTAACTGAATGGAATTTATCTAAAATTAAAGTGGCATTTAATTCTTTTGCAATTTTTTTAAAACTTCGATCACCATCACCACCAATAATAATTTGCGCATTATCAAAATTCTCATAAAAGTTATTACCATATTGTTTTATAGATTGAACTGTATCTTCAACTGAAATAGTAGGTCCAAAACCAACATAACCAGCAATAAAACCAACACGCTTCGAAATTAATAAACTCTCCTTTTTTGATTCTAAATTTTCTTTTTTTCCTAAATTGAACGATATTACTCGAATCTGTTTTTGAACTTTCTTATTTGTAATATTTTTCACATCTTGGTTTTTGACCGTTGGATATGCATCATCCAAGAAAACATAAACTAATTGACCATCTTGAAGTTTTGGTTTCTCCTTGATAGCTTTTTCCATTTCCATTTGGTGTAGATCCAAACTTCTATAATAAGTTGAAATTGTCATGTTTGTAATTTTCAATTTATTCATTGCAGCTTTTACAGCTTTGTATTTACCAAAAGTATCAATGTAATTTAAAATTTCTTTTCTAATAAAATTTGGTATTGGACTTTTGGAAGATAAATCAAATTCTTCTAATACGGGCGCAAACCATTTTTTTGTTTCTGCATTTTTATATATTCTGAAACTAAATAATATCGTACCTTCTTTTGTTCTTAAAAATCGTTTTCGATTTGTTGATTTTTTTCAAAGAGTTTTGTCTCTAGTTTTAAATCAAGTTTGATCATAATCTTCAATTTCTTTTTTTAAATTTGATAGCCCTTGCTCGTTTATAAAAGCAATGGTAGTTTCTAATTTTGAATTGTTCATAAATCTCCTTAAGTAAATAAAAAGGCATTACTAAATATAAATTCGTAATGCTAGAGATGCTATACTTAAAATGAGAAGAAAAGTCACACCTTCTCTTCTTAAATTAAGTAGTGATAACGCACTACTTTTTTATTTACAATTACATTTAATCATATGTTTTGAAACAAAGGATTTAATTACAAAAATTCACAAGTAATCAACATTAAAATTAGATTATTTTAAAAACAAAACAGCTTTTGAAATTTTGAAATAATTGTTCATAATTCGTATTCTTCAAATTATCTTAATTTTCAATCTTCATCAAATTTTTAGGGGTCAAATTATCCTGTTAATCAAAACATTTTAATTTCATTAAAACCGAAAAGCACCCCTAAAACCCCTTTTCTTGTTATTTATTAACAAGCAGGGTAAGGGGTGGTTCCATTTTTAACAAAATGAACCAAAAAGCCTTATAAATAAAGGACTTTTGGTGGAACCATTTTCAAAAAACGTGGTTCCATTTTTAACAAAATGAACCAAAAAGCCTTATAAATAAAGGATTTTTGGTGGAACCACTTCCTTGAAAACGTCTAACCCGACTTCTTTAAGTTAGTTGTTTTTTGACAAAAACAAGGTTATTAACCTTAAAAAAGCAAGGTTGTTAGCCTTTTGTCATGAACGAAAAGGTTAAAATTGACTAAAATATCCACTTATCCACAAAAAGCAGTACTTTTTGATTGAAAAGCTAATTTTTTTCATGTCAAACATAATAAAATGGAATTTAAATATGCTTTTATACAACTTTTGTTTGCATTAAATCATAATTAAAAACATAAAAATTGATGCAATTATTAGATCAAAATAAAACTTAAATCTTTTTTGAGACAACTATGGGATGATAGTTCTTTTTTCGTTTTTAATGATTCTAATAAAATAGCAAACATCAATACAAAAAAAGTGTAGTTTTTTCTACACTTTAAATCATCTATTTTTTTCTTTAATTTTTTCGATTAAATTGTTATATCCATTAATTTTTAAATCAAACTATAAATTTTGATTTTGATCATTTTGAAAGCAGTATAAAAAGAAAAGTTCCCTTTCAGGAACGTTCCATTTTTAATCTTTTGGTTGATGATTATTAATTCATTAACAACAATTTATTAGAAAATAAATCTTGTATTTCATCCAATTGTTCAAAAAAATAATTTAAATGTAAGCAATAATAACAAGATGAAAATGTTAATGCTTGTACTTTAATTGAAACATGTGTTCCTTCACAATCTTGGTATTTATGATTTAAATGTTGTAATAAAGATTTAAATGATGATC encodes the following:
- the rimP gene encoding ribosome maturation factor RimP, translated to MENFTSFKNQIEDLANKILNQHNLRVYEINNFQDFESDVIQILVEDQTQPNKPLSFDILLLVNEDLSTMMDDIKGIDNQYLLEVASAGIEKPIRNEKELVQAIDQYVHIEFHQMINKIKSLDGTIISYDEKDKTFKIAFFVKGQKKQIDFTWELIQQVRYAVKF
- the nusA gene encoding transcription termination factor NusA gives rise to the protein MINGAALLGAINEIAMEKGIAKEVVLIGIKEGFQKAHERFFDTEAKIVVDIDEQAGTLKMFQILEVVEEVEDDWLEISFADAKKLNNAIQIGETIKKEIHFNEEFSRLAVIQVRQILQQKIKGAERANVYDKFANLEHTILPGKVTGMNEQGNSYLLDINGTQASLWKQKVIPGEKFEVNQIIEVYVEEVAKEDKISQVKVSRTAPAFLEKLLEREVPEIRNRLIAIKAISREPGVRAKVAVVSYDDAIDAKGSLIGENSTRIDAVRKALKDERIDVIKWDEDLTKFIMEAMAPVRVISINFIEGTEEIDVVVPNEQLSLAIGKKGVAARLVANLIKKRVNIYSYDDAQKFAIDINWNGNITLAELTSPEFIESTIRRKKPYQPFNNYAHTNTQYQSRNNNFNNNSFRNNDKDFDNFKNNFNLINEDELLALQEEIKEIQAYDELTKQEEAIDESFGLSTPVLELEEIQQNLAAFDDLENKFEDDEIDDEDEEDYDEYYD
- a CDS encoding YlxR family protein yields the protein MSITTNNLRKDLFSKTLIDRHDLIRIVKTKNNEILIDHQQNLSGRGAYIQKNKQAILSLKKTNGLSRSLKTKVDESIYNQLLELFNE
- a CDS encoding L7Ae/L30e/S12e/Gadd45 family ribosomal protein; the encoded protein is MNKIKLINNLGLARRSGKIIFGFRLLEAIKNNQVNLVIIATDMGESQKKKYLDKSNFYNIETWVDVVSIQELSQATGMKKVVAIGIKDKNMITLFKQSKEKE
- the infB gene encoding translation initiation factor IF-2, encoding MANNNNNNNHKNNNKLAQKKRVQQHTKQIKQQLKETVETGLIDGVFVYTKPLSMSDFAKEVNKPITEIIKYYFSQGMMLNQNTTLSDEQMGELALHFGFDFKKEQNLTKENIFEQFQTPDKPEDLKVRPPVVTIMGHVDHGKTTLLDSMHNSNVVSGEAGGITQAIGAYQVTSKSGKKITFIDTPGHEAFTEMRSRGANVTDIVILIVAADDGVMPQTEEAIDHAKQAGVPIIVFVNKMDKPGADPERVKTELMRHGILAEDFGGDVPFIYGSAKQKQGLEELQETILLIAELKDYKSNPNKFASGVVLEAHLDKSKGPVASVLVQHGTLNLRDVVIAGTTHGTIKDMENEVGKKQKTAIPSQPVLIIGLNEVPHAGDKFLVMNDEKVARSIAEAQLHQFVERERSNKQIFTLDSIKTHIDDGEMKLINLIIKADTQGSVEALKSSLAKVNIDGVRINIIRASVGAISNSDITLAAAGQALVYGFNVRPAAPVRKKAEEDGVEIRLHNIIYKLIEELQAAAKGMLDPIMEEKILGQAEIRALFRHTDIGVIGGFHVIDGMIPRNGKIRVIRGGVVIYTGEILSLKHGKEDIKEAKIDSEGGLTIKNFKDLKEQDIIEAYVVEEKKAT
- the rbfA gene encoding 30S ribosome-binding factor RbfA → MGFNKISARKESTILRELTLILTREFSNKFLNSISIHEVRLTRDNEIAKIFYSFLAFDPSINKESVAEELEIHHKQIRKILAGKLQMKFIPELNFVYDTSLDNANHIEEILKKVNTK
- the truB gene encoding tRNA pseudouridine(55) synthase TruB, producing the protein MQDGIIIIDKELNFSSNKIIQQLKRKLKLKKIGHAGTLDPLASGVLIALIGNGTKISDFLLNEDKTYQVTIKLFETTSTLDAEGEIIETQTPFAISLEQVQAAIKHFTNLTYDQIPPIYSAIKVDGKKLYEYALQNQDVEIKPRTITINSIELIEFENDKIKMIVNASKGTYIRSFALDFAKQLNTIGFVTELRRLASGGFDLSRAKQVNEITEQDIIPLREVIEIAQQPILKFENTLVFEQGKKVKLDLEIPHPIVFIENHQKQLVAIYEIDQFPIYKSKRGGLNN
- a CDS encoding Mbov_0401 family ICE element transposase-like protein; the encoded protein is MNNSKLETTIAFINEQGLSNLKKEIEDYDQTWFKTRDKTLWKKSTNRKRFLRTKEGTILFSFRIYKNAETKKWFAPVLEEFDLSSKSPIPNFIRKEILNYIDTFGKYKAVKAAMNKLKITNMTISTYYRSLDLHQMEMEKAIKEKPKLQDGQLVYVFLDDAYPTVKNQDVKNITNKKVQKQIRVISFNLGKKENLESKKESLLISKRVGFIAGYVGFGPTISVEDTVQSIKQYGNNFYENFDNAQIIIGGDGDRSFKKIAKELNATLILDKFHSVKYLKDFFIRGKQKYNPQNQANLRHAKELLYLGEFESLMAFLKLFPNRSKVVKYFTNNSEAVVNNSLEYNFGVSVESEVCRLVKAILGFGSKALSDLVFMNMMTMRAFKINNEYDLSA